One genomic region from Streptomyces sp. NBC_01431 encodes:
- a CDS encoding ABC transporter permease produces the protein MTSLAHDSSAMLGRQFQRLRHAPGVLILTQTMPITMLLFFGYVFGSALAMPGDQYRAYLVPGLLVATAAGGLMTGMFQAAQDSHRGVMDRLRTLPMSRAAVPVGQAAADLLTTALGMTALMLVGLAVGWRASDGPLGALGAFGLLMLLRLAATWTGLFLGLLTRSEEAAGQLGSATFVLPLLSNAYIPTDNLPGWLRTIAEWNPISAVAAAVRDLCGNARPAADAAWPVAHPVAGSLAWCALLLAVFVPLAVRRYANCGR, from the coding sequence ATGACCTCGCTCGCCCACGACAGCTCGGCCATGCTCGGCCGTCAGTTCCAGCGACTCAGGCACGCGCCCGGCGTGCTCATCCTCACCCAGACCATGCCGATCACGATGCTGCTGTTCTTCGGCTACGTCTTCGGCAGCGCGCTGGCCATGCCGGGTGATCAGTACCGGGCCTATCTGGTGCCCGGTCTCCTGGTGGCCACCGCCGCGGGCGGCCTGATGACCGGGATGTTCCAGGCCGCGCAGGACTCCCACCGCGGCGTGATGGACCGCCTGCGCACCCTGCCGATGAGCCGGGCCGCGGTGCCCGTCGGCCAGGCCGCGGCCGATCTGCTGACCACCGCGCTCGGCATGACGGCGCTGATGCTTGTCGGACTCGCGGTGGGCTGGCGCGCCAGTGACGGACCGCTCGGCGCGCTCGGCGCCTTCGGGCTGCTGATGCTGCTGCGCCTGGCGGCCACGTGGACGGGGCTGTTCCTCGGGCTGCTGACGCGGAGCGAGGAGGCCGCCGGACAACTGGGCTCGGCCACCTTCGTCCTGCCGCTGCTCTCGAACGCCTACATCCCCACCGACAACCTTCCCGGCTGGCTGCGCACGATCGCCGAGTGGAACCCGATCAGCGCCGTCGCCGCGGCCGTCCGCGACCTCTGCGGCAACGCGCGACCCGCCGCGGACGCCGCCTGGCCCGTCGCCCACCCCGTCGCGGGCTCGCTGGCCTGGTGCGCCCTCCTGCTGGCCGTGTTCGTGCCGCTGGCCGTCCGCCGGTACGCGAACTGTGGCCGCTGA
- a CDS encoding ATP-binding cassette domain-containing protein has product MTTSYAVLSEGLEKRFGEVHALRGLDLAVAEGTVCGVLGPNGAGKTTAVRLLTTLLAPDAGSARVAGHDVVRDQDAVRRAIGVTGQSTSVDIELTGRQNLQLFAKLHKLRGTAGRARAAELLEQFDLLDAADRAAGTYSGGMRRRLDLAASLITRPRVLFLDEPTTGLDPQSRNRIWAAVRALTAEGTTVLLTTQYLEEADQLADDVVLIDHGRAAVTGTPAELKARIGSYAEVVVAHAHALPQAAAVLDQLTGAEPHLDADRLTVGVASADPTLTLPRIVRELDAAGVPILDAGLRPPTLDEVYLRLTDAAPSRKELVT; this is encoded by the coding sequence ATGACAACTTCGTACGCTGTACTTAGTGAAGGTCTGGAGAAGCGCTTCGGCGAGGTCCACGCGCTGCGCGGCCTCGATCTCGCGGTCGCCGAAGGCACCGTCTGCGGGGTGCTCGGCCCCAACGGCGCGGGCAAGACGACGGCCGTACGGCTGCTGACGACGCTGCTCGCGCCGGACGCGGGCTCGGCACGGGTCGCGGGCCACGACGTGGTGCGCGACCAGGACGCGGTACGCCGGGCGATCGGCGTGACCGGCCAGTCCACCTCGGTCGACATCGAGCTCACCGGTCGGCAGAACCTCCAGCTGTTCGCCAAGCTGCACAAGCTGCGCGGCACGGCGGGCCGCGCCCGCGCCGCCGAGCTCCTGGAGCAGTTCGACCTGTTGGACGCGGCCGACCGGGCGGCCGGCACGTACTCCGGCGGCATGCGGCGCCGGCTCGACCTCGCCGCGAGCCTGATCACCCGCCCCCGAGTGCTCTTCCTCGACGAACCCACCACCGGTCTCGACCCGCAGAGCCGCAACCGGATCTGGGCGGCGGTGCGCGCCCTGACAGCCGAGGGCACCACGGTGCTGCTCACCACCCAGTACCTGGAGGAGGCCGATCAACTGGCCGACGACGTGGTCCTGATCGACCACGGCCGGGCCGCCGTCACCGGCACCCCCGCCGAGCTCAAGGCCAGGATCGGCTCGTACGCCGAGGTCGTGGTCGCCCACGCGCACGCACTCCCCCAAGCCGCCGCCGTTCTGGACCAGTTGACCGGCGCCGAGCCCCACCTGGACGCCGATCGGCTGACGGTGGGCGTCGCGTCCGCCGACCCGACGCTCACCCTGCCCCGCATCGTGCGCGAGCTGGACGCGGCCGGGGTCCCGATCCTGGACGCCGGCCTGCGCCCGCCCACCCTCGACGAGGTGTACCTGCGCCTCACCGACGCCGCCCCCAGCCGCAAGGAGCTCGTGACATGA
- a CDS encoding TetR/AcrR family transcriptional regulator, translated as MAGRPAEPEVIWARPERAGRGPRPAFSRADIAAAAVRIADADGIDALSMRRVAAELGCGTMSLYNYVPRKEDLYELMVDAVSAEYELSAPTGDWRADMIGLARQTRALMHRHPWLPRLMSPVYGFSPNALRYLEHCLACLEPLDLKAGTKMELIASVTGVVTTYVANEIATAERARSLPWSVEQEHGVRIAYLFSQVSTGRYPRLAAAFAEDSGPIDLDAVFDRALTRTLDSFGR; from the coding sequence ATGGCAGGGCGACCTGCTGAACCAGAAGTGATCTGGGCGCGCCCCGAGCGCGCCGGACGGGGCCCCAGGCCCGCATTCAGCCGTGCCGACATCGCGGCCGCCGCCGTGCGGATCGCGGACGCGGACGGCATCGACGCGCTCTCCATGCGCCGGGTCGCGGCCGAGCTCGGCTGCGGAACGATGTCGCTGTACAACTACGTCCCGCGCAAGGAGGACCTGTACGAGCTGATGGTGGACGCGGTCAGCGCCGAGTACGAGCTCAGCGCTCCGACGGGCGACTGGCGGGCGGACATGATCGGCCTCGCCCGGCAGACCCGGGCGCTGATGCACCGCCACCCGTGGCTACCCCGGCTGATGTCCCCGGTGTACGGCTTCAGCCCCAACGCGCTGCGCTACCTGGAGCACTGCCTGGCCTGCCTGGAGCCGCTGGACCTGAAGGCCGGGACGAAGATGGAGCTGATCGCCTCGGTGACCGGCGTCGTCACGACCTACGTCGCCAACGAGATCGCCACGGCGGAGCGGGCGCGCTCGCTGCCGTGGTCGGTGGAACAGGAGCACGGCGTGCGGATCGCCTACCTCTTCAGCCAGGTCTCCACCGGCCGCTACCCCCGCCTCGCCGCCGCCTTCGCCGAGGACTCGGGCCCCATTGACCTGGACGCGGTGTTCGACCGGGCCCTGACCAGGACGCTCGACTCCTTCGGTCGCTGA
- a CDS encoding GNAT family N-acetyltransferase, whose product MTEIRTPRLLLRRWTDDDLVPMAEINADPEVMRWIGDGSVRDLEQTAEDIESWEEEWDEEGFGLFAVELLASGELIGFAGLSVAEFQPEGVPDVQISWRLGRPFWGQGYASEAAHATLEFALQDRGLDGVISITHLSNTASENVSRKLGMDLASEMRHPVYKTPQHIHTIDLTEYAG is encoded by the coding sequence ATGACCGAGATCCGCACCCCCCGCCTCCTCCTGCGCCGATGGACCGACGACGACCTCGTTCCCATGGCGGAGATCAACGCCGACCCGGAGGTCATGCGCTGGATCGGTGACGGCTCGGTCCGTGACCTGGAGCAGACCGCCGAGGACATCGAGAGCTGGGAGGAGGAGTGGGACGAGGAGGGCTTCGGCCTGTTCGCCGTCGAGCTGCTCGCCTCCGGTGAACTGATCGGCTTCGCCGGCCTCTCGGTCGCCGAGTTCCAGCCGGAGGGTGTGCCCGACGTACAGATCAGCTGGCGCCTTGGCCGACCGTTCTGGGGTCAGGGGTATGCCTCCGAAGCCGCCCACGCCACCTTGGAGTTCGCCCTCCAGGACCGCGGGCTCGACGGGGTCATCAGCATCACGCACCTGAGCAACACCGCCTCCGAGAACGTCTCGCGCAAGCTCGGCATGGACCTGGCGAGCGAGATGCGGCACCCGGTGTACAAGACCCCGCAGCACATCCACACCATCGACCTGACGGAATACGCCGGCTGA
- a CDS encoding type ISP restriction/modification enzyme, which produces MLAVSDDVPLLDDLMPWSVAPLRLGRDWVVAPDERTLRARWDLLVRSEGADRERLFGPSRARTPRSAVAALPGRTAGTGPFAQERGTCPGPVRIQHGPFDEQWLIPDQRLIDAARPELWRVADERQLFVIEQGYVSTGVPRARRKGEGWGEAGPALTVSAVLPDGRSPTGRPGRIRPLHRRPDGLEPNLAPGLLAFLCRTYGCDVTPFDVLAWIVAAARPGPGGCTVPLTADPQLWFTGVELGRRMRAVMLRGAHGGEKPRLPGGRRPYVRAALPARPRELRYAAEEETLHVGEGGRISPVPRQAWEFRVGGVRMIELWFQRRTEPTEPGTLRAVGPTSWPQEWTSDLLELITVLALLAELGTDQAELEIGPPLTREHLAAAGVLPVPHAARRPASVFDHHEEGPGGQFALI; this is translated from the coding sequence ATGCTGGCTGTGAGCGATGACGTGCCTCTCCTCGACGACCTGATGCCCTGGTCGGTGGCTCCGCTGCGGCTGGGGCGCGACTGGGTGGTGGCGCCCGACGAGCGGACCCTGCGGGCCCGCTGGGATCTGCTCGTACGGTCCGAAGGGGCCGACCGGGAGCGGCTGTTCGGCCCGAGCCGGGCACGTACGCCGCGCTCCGCGGTCGCCGCGCTGCCCGGCCGGACGGCCGGCACCGGCCCCTTCGCCCAGGAGCGGGGCACCTGCCCCGGCCCGGTGCGCATCCAGCACGGCCCCTTCGACGAGCAGTGGCTGATACCGGACCAGCGCCTGATCGACGCGGCCCGCCCCGAACTGTGGCGGGTGGCCGACGAGCGGCAGCTCTTCGTGATCGAGCAGGGGTACGTATCGACGGGGGTCCCCCGTGCTCGAAGGAAAGGTGAGGGCTGGGGGGAGGCCGGTCCCGCGCTGACCGTCTCGGCGGTGCTGCCCGACGGCCGCTCCCCCACCGGGCGGCCGGGCCGTATCCGTCCGCTGCACCGCCGCCCGGACGGCCTCGAACCCAACCTCGCCCCGGGTCTGCTCGCCTTTCTGTGCCGGACGTACGGATGCGATGTCACGCCCTTCGACGTGCTCGCCTGGATCGTGGCGGCCGCCCGTCCGGGCCCTGGGGGCTGTACGGTCCCGCTGACCGCAGACCCCCAACTCTGGTTCACAGGAGTGGAGTTGGGCAGGCGGATGCGTGCGGTGATGCTACGCGGGGCGCACGGCGGCGAGAAGCCGCGGCTGCCGGGCGGGCGGCGCCCGTATGTGCGGGCCGCGCTCCCGGCCCGCCCGCGGGAGCTGCGGTACGCGGCCGAGGAGGAGACCCTGCACGTGGGTGAGGGCGGCCGGATCTCTCCGGTGCCGCGACAGGCCTGGGAGTTCCGGGTGGGCGGTGTGCGGATGATCGAGCTGTGGTTCCAGCGGCGTACGGAACCCACGGAGCCGGGCACGCTGCGCGCGGTGGGCCCGACGAGCTGGCCGCAGGAGTGGACCTCCGACCTGCTCGAACTGATCACGGTGCTCGCACTGCTGGCCGAACTGGGCACGGATCAGGCCGAGTTGGAGATCGGGCCGCCGCTCACCCGGGAGCACCTGGCGGCGGCCGGAGTGCTGCCGGTGCCGCACGCCGCGCGCCGCCCGGCGTCCGTGTTCGACCACCACGAGGAGGGTCCCGGCGGACAGTTCGCCCTCATCTGA
- a CDS encoding GntR family transcriptional regulator codes for MTSSFAPDSLVLNRKLPLWYQVSQSLRASILGRSPDASLRLPTEEQLAAHFGVSVLTMRQALKELEEEGLITRHRRRGTFIDPAARRASPVRLLGSIDAIVAQQSGEHTTILGHGPEPVPGDLAAYFPQCPQVVTYRRLRRDGENGEPTNWAHNTVRPEVAERIDLADLERWPMTKVLRDAVGVDIGRITDTVEARLADPVTAELLQVPLLSPILHYTGIAYDGAGQVVDVARIHYRGDRFAFSVTVEAR; via the coding sequence GTGACCTCCTCCTTCGCACCCGACTCCCTGGTCCTGAACCGGAAGCTGCCGCTCTGGTACCAGGTCTCCCAGTCGTTGCGCGCCTCGATACTGGGCCGCTCTCCCGACGCCTCGCTGCGACTGCCCACCGAGGAGCAGCTCGCGGCGCACTTCGGGGTGAGCGTGCTCACGATGCGCCAGGCGCTCAAGGAGCTGGAGGAGGAGGGCCTGATCACCAGGCACCGGCGGCGCGGCACCTTCATCGACCCCGCCGCCCGCCGCGCTTCCCCGGTCCGGCTGCTCGGCTCGATCGACGCGATCGTGGCCCAGCAGTCGGGCGAGCACACCACGATCCTGGGCCACGGCCCGGAGCCGGTGCCCGGGGATCTGGCAGCGTACTTCCCGCAGTGCCCGCAGGTCGTGACGTACCGGCGGTTGCGGCGCGACGGCGAGAACGGCGAGCCCACCAACTGGGCGCACAACACGGTGCGTCCGGAGGTGGCCGAGCGGATCGACCTCGCCGATCTGGAGCGCTGGCCGATGACGAAGGTGTTGCGGGACGCGGTGGGGGTGGACATCGGCCGCATCACGGACACCGTGGAGGCCCGCCTCGCCGATCCGGTCACCGCCGAACTGCTCCAAGTGCCGCTGCTCTCACCGATCCTGCACTACACGGGCATCGCCTACGACGGCGCCGGCCAGGTGGTGGACGTCGCCCGGATCCACTACCGCGGCGACCGCTTCGCGTTCTCGGTGACTGTCGAGGCCCGCTGA
- the hmgA gene encoding homogentisate 1,2-dioxygenase, producing MTTTTGEQARKTAQGLAYSCGFGNEHSSEAVPGALPHGRNSPQRAPLGLYAEQLSGSAFTEPRAHNRRSWLYRIRPSAAHPAFTRTDNGHLRSAPFTETVPDPNRLRWNPLPEPPSGTDWLAGLWTLGGNGDATQRTGMAVHLYHANSSMESRVFSDADGELLIVPEQGGLLLRTEFGLLAARPGEVALIPRGVRFRVELLDDSARGYVCENYGQPFQLPDLGPIGANGLANARDFRAPTAAYEDAEGPVEVVNKFCGNLWAATYDHSPLDVVAWHGNHTPYVYDLRTFNVIGTISYDHPDPSIFTVLTSPSDTPGLAGVDFVVFAPRWLVGEDTFRPPYFHRNVMSEYMGLIEGAYDAKAEGFVPGGGSLHNMMSAHGPDRETFDRASAAELKPQKIDDGLAFMFETRWPVTATGQAATAGHLQRGYDEVWQGLQRHFPA from the coding sequence ATGACGACGACAACCGGTGAACAGGCGAGGAAGACCGCACAGGGCCTCGCCTACTCCTGCGGCTTCGGCAACGAGCACAGTTCGGAGGCCGTCCCCGGCGCCCTCCCGCACGGCCGCAACTCCCCCCAGCGCGCCCCGCTGGGCCTGTACGCGGAGCAGCTCAGCGGCTCCGCCTTCACCGAGCCGCGCGCCCACAACCGCCGCTCCTGGCTCTACCGGATCCGCCCGTCGGCCGCGCACCCGGCGTTCACCCGCACCGACAACGGCCACCTCCGCTCGGCGCCCTTCACCGAGACGGTCCCCGACCCGAACCGGCTGCGCTGGAACCCGCTGCCCGAGCCGCCGTCCGGCACCGACTGGCTGGCGGGCCTGTGGACGCTCGGCGGCAACGGCGACGCCACCCAGCGCACCGGCATGGCGGTGCACCTCTACCACGCCAACTCCTCGATGGAATCACGGGTGTTCAGCGACGCCGACGGCGAACTCCTGATCGTCCCCGAGCAGGGTGGACTGCTCCTGCGCACCGAGTTCGGCCTGCTCGCCGCCCGCCCCGGCGAGGTCGCCCTGATCCCGCGCGGCGTGCGCTTCAGGGTCGAGCTCCTGGACGACAGTGCCCGCGGTTACGTGTGCGAGAACTACGGGCAGCCCTTCCAGCTCCCCGACCTCGGTCCGATCGGCGCCAACGGTCTCGCCAACGCACGGGACTTCCGGGCGCCCACCGCCGCGTACGAGGACGCCGAAGGGCCGGTCGAGGTCGTCAACAAGTTCTGCGGCAACCTGTGGGCCGCGACGTACGACCACTCCCCGCTGGACGTGGTCGCCTGGCACGGCAACCACACGCCGTACGTCTACGACCTGCGCACCTTCAATGTCATCGGCACCATCAGCTACGACCACCCCGACCCGTCGATCTTCACGGTGCTCACCTCGCCGTCCGACACCCCGGGCCTGGCCGGGGTCGACTTCGTGGTGTTCGCGCCGCGCTGGCTGGTCGGCGAGGACACCTTCCGGCCGCCGTACTTCCACCGCAACGTGATGAGCGAGTACATGGGCCTGATCGAGGGCGCGTACGACGCCAAGGCCGAAGGCTTCGTGCCCGGCGGCGGCTCGCTGCACAACATGATGTCGGCGCACGGACCGGACCGGGAGACCTTCGACCGGGCGAGCGCCGCCGAGCTGAAGCCGCAGAAGATCGACGACGGCCTCGCCTTCATGTTCGAGACGCGCTGGCCGGTCACCGCCACCGGGCAGGCGGCGACGGCCGGACACCTCCAGCGGGGTTACGACGAGGTGTGGCAGGGTCTCCAGCGCCACTTCCCCGCCTGA
- a CDS encoding TetR/AcrR family transcriptional regulator, with protein sequence MPPAPDVHANLRRAPVQRRSAERLSRILDACAELLDETGYEELSTRAVAQRAGVPIGSVYRFFGNKRAMAEALAARNLDRYAVMINARLESIDAADWRGAVDAVLDEYLVLKQTVPGFNLVDFGGPQPVPDPSSDANHLLADRLAELLPAQFGRTLDADLRRVILVAVEAADATLRLAFRTDPQGDPHIVAQTRELLHAYLARTLD encoded by the coding sequence GTGCCTCCTGCTCCTGATGTCCACGCGAACCTCCGTCGCGCGCCCGTGCAGCGGCGCAGCGCCGAGCGGCTGTCCCGGATACTCGACGCCTGCGCCGAACTCCTCGACGAGACCGGCTACGAAGAGCTCTCGACGCGGGCCGTGGCCCAGCGCGCGGGCGTGCCCATCGGTTCCGTCTACCGCTTCTTCGGAAACAAACGGGCCATGGCCGAGGCGCTCGCCGCCCGCAACCTCGACCGCTACGCCGTCATGATCAACGCGCGCCTGGAGAGCATCGACGCGGCCGACTGGCGGGGCGCCGTCGACGCGGTCCTGGACGAGTACCTCGTCCTGAAACAGACGGTGCCCGGCTTCAACCTGGTCGACTTCGGCGGTCCCCAGCCGGTGCCCGACCCCTCCTCCGACGCCAACCACCTGCTCGCAGACCGGCTCGCCGAACTCCTCCCGGCCCAGTTCGGCCGCACCCTGGACGCGGATCTGCGGCGGGTCATCCTGGTCGCGGTGGAGGCTGCCGACGCCACCCTGCGTCTCGCCTTCCGCACGGACCCGCAGGGCGACCCCCACATCGTCGCCCAGACGCGGGAGCTGCTGCACGCGTATCTCGCCCGGACCCTGGACTGA
- a CDS encoding molybdopterin oxidoreductase family protein, translated as MSRTALRICPLCEATCGLSLTLEGGRITGARGDADDVFSQGFICPKGASLGDVDSDPDRLTTPLVRRDGVLEPAGWAEAFDAIAARLRPIVERYGPDAVGVVLGNPNVHTMAGALYPTALLRALGTHNLFTASTLDQMPKHVSSGLLYGDPLAIPVPDLDHTGHLLLLGANPLESNGSLCTAPDFPGKLKALRRRGGTLTVVDPRRTRTAKLADRHVAIRPGTDALLLASIAQVLFEEKLTAPGDLAEQLEGFDELARELREFTPEAVAAACDVEPADIRVMARELAAAPTAAVYGRIGSCTVEHGTLASWLVDVLNVLTGNLDRPGGALFPLSATDRAPRPAGPGKGFALGRWHSRVARHPEAKSELPIAALAEEIETPGEGQIRAVIACAANPVLSAPDGDRLDRALAGLDFMISIDPYLNETSLHADVVLPPPPPSQSAHFDFTFNAFAVRNQVRYTRAAVPLAEGRMDECEIHARLVLAVSGMHGAEPAAVDTMVIDRTLAAAVADPHSAVHGQDAKALAARLAGASGPERRLDLMLRLGPYGDGFGARADGLTLERVLAHPHGIDLGPLQPRLPQVLRTRSGRIELLPAPVAADLPRLRAALEERPASLVLVGRRHLRSNNSWLHNIPALNGGSNRCTLQIHPDDAARLGLADGAEVRITSDGGAVAAPVEITDSVRRGVVSLPHGWGHTRPGSRLAVAADRPGVNVNQLLDGSRLDPLSGTSVLNGFPVTLVPLP; from the coding sequence ATGTCCCGCACCGCCCTGCGTATCTGCCCGCTCTGCGAAGCCACCTGCGGGCTGAGCCTCACCCTGGAGGGCGGCCGGATCACCGGCGCCCGGGGCGACGCGGACGACGTGTTCAGCCAGGGGTTCATCTGCCCCAAGGGCGCCTCCCTCGGGGACGTCGACAGCGACCCCGACCGGCTCACCACACCGCTCGTACGGCGCGACGGCGTCCTTGAGCCGGCCGGCTGGGCCGAGGCCTTCGACGCGATCGCCGCCCGGCTGCGGCCGATAGTCGAGCGGTACGGGCCCGACGCGGTGGGCGTGGTGCTCGGCAATCCCAACGTCCACACCATGGCCGGAGCCCTCTACCCGACCGCCCTGCTGCGCGCGCTGGGCACCCACAACCTCTTCACCGCGAGCACGCTCGACCAGATGCCCAAGCACGTCTCCAGCGGGCTGCTGTACGGCGACCCGTTGGCCATCCCGGTGCCCGACCTGGACCACACCGGACATCTGCTGCTGCTCGGCGCCAACCCGCTCGAATCCAACGGCAGCCTGTGCACCGCCCCCGACTTCCCGGGCAAGCTCAAGGCCCTGCGCCGGCGCGGCGGCACGCTCACCGTGGTCGACCCGCGCCGCACCCGCACCGCGAAGCTGGCCGACCGGCACGTCGCCATCCGGCCCGGCACCGACGCCCTGCTGCTCGCCTCGATCGCCCAGGTGCTCTTCGAGGAGAAGCTCACCGCGCCCGGGGACCTGGCCGAGCAGCTCGAAGGGTTCGATGAACTGGCCCGCGAACTGAGGGAGTTCACGCCCGAGGCCGTCGCCGCCGCCTGCGACGTGGAGCCGGCCGACATCCGGGTCATGGCCCGCGAACTCGCCGCCGCGCCCACCGCGGCCGTATACGGCCGGATCGGCAGCTGCACCGTCGAGCACGGTACCCTGGCCAGCTGGTTGGTCGACGTACTCAACGTTCTCACCGGCAACCTCGACCGGCCCGGCGGCGCGCTCTTCCCGCTCTCCGCCACCGACCGGGCCCCGCGGCCGGCCGGACCCGGCAAGGGATTCGCGCTCGGGCGCTGGCACAGCCGGGTCGCACGGCACCCGGAGGCGAAGTCCGAACTGCCCATCGCCGCGCTCGCCGAGGAGATCGAGACACCGGGCGAGGGACAGATCCGCGCGGTCATCGCGTGCGCGGCCAACCCCGTGCTCTCCGCGCCGGACGGCGACCGGCTCGACCGGGCGCTCGCCGGGCTGGACTTCATGATCAGCATCGACCCGTACCTGAACGAGACCTCGCTGCACGCCGATGTCGTACTGCCCCCGCCGCCGCCCTCGCAGAGCGCGCACTTCGACTTCACCTTCAACGCCTTCGCCGTCCGCAACCAGGTCCGCTACACGCGGGCCGCGGTGCCGCTCGCCGAGGGGCGCATGGACGAGTGCGAGATCCACGCCCGGCTGGTGCTCGCCGTCAGCGGGATGCACGGCGCCGAGCCCGCCGCGGTGGACACCATGGTCATCGACCGCACGCTGGCCGCCGCGGTTGCCGACCCGCACTCCGCCGTGCACGGCCAGGACGCCAAGGCGCTCGCCGCCCGCCTCGCCGGAGCGAGCGGGCCCGAGCGCCGTCTCGACCTCATGCTCAGGCTCGGCCCCTACGGCGACGGCTTCGGGGCGCGGGCCGACGGCCTCACCCTGGAGCGGGTGCTGGCCCACCCTCACGGCATCGACCTCGGGCCGCTTCAGCCCCGTCTCCCGCAGGTCCTCAGGACCCGCAGCGGGCGGATCGAACTGCTCCCCGCGCCCGTCGCCGCCGACCTGCCCCGGCTGCGCGCCGCCCTCGAAGAGCGTCCCGCCTCCCTCGTGCTCGTCGGCCGGCGTCATCTGCGCTCCAACAACAGCTGGCTGCACAACATCCCCGCCCTCAACGGCGGTTCCAACCGCTGCACACTTCAGATCCACCCCGACGACGCGGCCCGGCTTGGCCTCGCCGACGGCGCCGAGGTACGGATCACGTCGGACGGCGGCGCGGTCGCGGCCCCCGTGGAGATCACCGACAGCGTGCGCAGGGGCGTCGTCAGCCTGCCGCACGGCTGGGGACACACCAGGCCCGGCAGCCGGCTCGCGGTGGCGGCCGACCGCCCCGGCGTCAACGTCAATCAGCTGCTCGACGGCTCCCGGCTCGACCCCCTGTCGGGGACCTCGGTGCTCAACGGCTTCCCCGTCACCCTCGTACCCCTGCCGTGA